GATGGTGCACGATGATTTCAGGCCTGCCGAAATGTCGCCGAAGCACATTTAACACCTGCGGAAGGTGCTGTGCGTGCGTCAAACGATGCCCGACCATTTCGCGTGCCTTACCAGAGAGAGCTTTCGACAATCGCTCGACGTTCTCCTCATCCGTATAACCATACATTTGAGTGGTTCGCTCATAGTTAGCGATAAACATGGTCCACTCTTCAGGCTGGCCAGAAAAGGGTGGTAACTCCCGTAGCTTACTTTGCCGCGCATACAGCTGGCTCTGGTTCAAGGATGGTAATGTCCTACTGACCATCTGTGGCCAACGACTAGTCCCGCTACCGCGAGGTTCAGTCGTTGAAAATCGACCTGTACTATGCAGCGGGAAAGCGCGCGCGGTTAGGGATGGAATCGCGTTCGGGGCCGTTGCTGTTGGGAACGCGAAACCAGAGTGCTCTCCGGCCACCGCGTCGGTTTGGTTCGTGGTTTTGTCACCCACACCGTACCTTGATGCACGATCAACCTCTTCACCTTCAATAACATCACCATTTAACACGACGGTTTCAAACTCCTTCTGTCGAACACTCAACCTCAACCTCTCAAGCTGTATTTGCTGACGCTCCAACTCTATTTCCCGAAACTTCAGGTCTAATTCCATCGCTTCGAGTTCGGTCCGGTCCTTTCTCGGTGATTGCGTCGCCGCCACACGCCCGTCGAGCGATGGCGACGCGCTGCGAAGCGATGGTGGCGCATTCGGGATCGATGGCGTAGGCCGACGTACTTCGTAGTGTGGTGTTATTGGTGAATCGGTTAAATCTCTACCGTGTGGTAAAGTGATCGGTGTCATGAGTGTGGAAGAACGTATCTTCCGTCCGTCGATGTCGCGAGTTGCCGCGCCAGCCATGTTACCCTGCACGGTTCGATGCACTGGGTTGACCCTGGATGACCCTGGGATGTCATGGCCCGTCATCAACGATGGTGGTGCCTGGCGTGGTTGCACGCGTAGATTTGTAGGATCAGCCGTAGGCAGATCCGAATATTCAGCCGGTGCTGGCGGCTGTTCACGTCCTGTATCCTCCATATCTCGCGGTTCCGTTGGCTGTGGCGATTCCGAATCGCTCCGCAACGATTACACTGCACCCGCGATAAAAAAGTGATCACTCCGAGTGATGCGCGAAAGTGTCCCGATACCGCACTCTATTCGTGTCCGCGTACGTTAACGAAAACCCGGGCGGCTGTGATTCAGAATCACCTATCGAATTCACTTTTCACTGCTTTTAATTCACGATTTTACGACTGGGAAAACTAGGGTTCGTGATACGCACTTGCGTTTTACTTTGTAAATCGCACAACATTCGCACTTTAATGCTCGATAGCATTAAATTTCGATGGcactaaatttgaaaatgtcgaATTTTCGGATCGTGgtaggcaaaattttaacACATGAATTTCATGTAACACGGTTCAAATTTATTGCCCTGACTATCCTTTTGCCGAGTCCGAAAATAAGAGCGCCGGTCCGCTTGCCGCCAccatatatatatgtatatatatccTGACGCCCTCTACCGGAATCCAGCGGTCCTAGTACAGGGATGTCAAACAGTTTTGACAgttgctttatttgctttaagTTAATGATGTTAAATATTTAGCAGAATTTATCACtataacaaataaacatattgaaattttattatatttttctagTTTATTATAATATCTATTTAAAgctatttttatacaaaagaTATGTGATATTATTACATACTTATTCCTTGGTCTCTCTGCTATGAGAATTTGTATTGTTCGTACGTCGCTTGGTGGATTAACGCGGATTTACTTCCCGCCAAGCAAACCCCGATCGTTTGACGGGTTGAGGCCTTACAATCGGTTGGGGAACTCTCATCGGTCTTGAAATAATGACAAGCAAGCTACATGCTTGAATTCCAGTTTCGTACTGGATCCTGGTGGAtgattttagtttatttttcattcaaagtctgccatatttttattttacagggATTTACATAAGAATTACGATTTCGTTATGCGTGTTTTTCTGATGCTCTGTGTTGGTCTTGTAACTATCTCGAActtgaataaatatttcttaatACTCGAATCGTTTCGGTATTTAGCATAGTTGATGTTTAATTATTGTGCAGAGATGCTTCAATCCTTTCGGAGTATTCCATATTGTTATGATCTTTGTCTTATGGAACATTTGTGCATCTTTAGTTGGGCTTTTCGGAATATAGAAATTGATTGTTTATCCTTTTGTTCGAACGCACATTGATAATTACTTACCATTGTTTGGTTGTTGATTGGTTTTCACgtgattaatttcattttatgttttattgtcgtggacttgttttgtttgtttttctattctcATTCGTCGCCTGTTATGTTATGGGTTTGGTTGAATTTGTGCTTATTAAGCTttcagtgttttgttttattttctgtttcgtaGTTGATAGTcctttatgattattttacgATAGTATTGCTAtatgcgtttttttataacattgcgattaaaaatttaaatgttgaaAATCATATATCTAGATGTATATCAGATGTTCTACGGAATTTAGTCCTTCTTgtagtaaaataattattattaaacgtTTCAATTCAACTATTTCAATACGATTTTCGTATGAAGCATATTTTATCATCCCCCAAAGGAAAGTTCACCTGCACAAACAAGCGTGTCGTCCAGGTCGTCAGTAAATATCGCTTCCAACAGGCCGTCGGTTAAACCGCTTTGTTTAcgttgaaaaagaaatattataaacataaataattacattttttgttacCAACATTCTCCTGTACCGACGAGGAAAAGTTTTCTCTCGTTGCAAAACCTTATCCGATCCGGTTCCCGCAACGTACGTGTGAATAAATACGGTAAAATAACGTCCTGCGACAGAACATGGACGCACTCGCGCATCGACAAACAGCCCTGCAGAGTtgctaataaaattttaatccaTTTCCATTAACAAGGATAACAACCGCAAACCGCGTGGTGATGGTGAGCGTGGACGAGCGTGGATGGTTTGACTGGCCCGGCTGAAAATGAATCACGAACCACCGGCACCTTTCGCTGCAAATGACCAATCGAACGTGTTGTGCTGCGCTGGTGAGGAACATGGTATCGTTGGGTGTAAAAAAACTGCGTGAGTGGTTAAGTGCAAATTGAAAAGTGTTATCGTGGTGCACTGTCATGGACGTTTTTGACCCCCCAGGTTAAGAAGCATCAACCGAGTTTTTCCGCCCGTTCTCCTATCGGAtgctgttgtttgtgttttgttttccgcaCAACGCGTTATTAAtgcattataattatttttgctgtattttatttttattttgtacacTCAACGTCCAACATAACAACAGTAACCTGCTGGGGTTAGGGGGCTTGTGCTCGTTTCAAAGAGAGTTAAAATACATTCGAGCACCATAGTCGTTCGAGTGTTGCATGGACACAATTCGTAAACGTTGTTGAATAAATGTGGTTTCATGGGAAAAGTTGCATATAATACCGATGATAAGTGTTTATTTGCTGATTTTGTTTCCCATTAAAATGTCTGTTAAGTGTTGCGGTTGCACATAATCGAAACGTTTACAGCGTCAAGAGTACATACAATATTTTATATGCATTATTTCACGTTTCACTGATATTTATATaagatatttaaattgttaaattgtttGATTAAGCGTTAATAACCGTacttcaaatttaaattatgttttcttttatgatgTAAGCAtctttgaatgtttaatgttttgttagaGATGGTAGTCTATATCAAGTATAAGAAAGTTTTAATTCTGTTTAGTATTTACTAggactttaaaaaaatcaaaatatattAGTtataattgttgtttgtttctggtGCCTTGTCCACGACCTTAAAGGTTATAATGGTTTCCAAATCATAGTGAAAAGAGCAATATTAAgtgtaaatttaaatcatcTGCCAAGATTTTAGAAATTCTAAAAAAGTAAGAATCTAGATGATCCTTACGTTATCTGTTgatcttttggtttttgtagATTCTCTTGTTCTGGAACATATAATACATACTGTAGAGTTGTAGATTTTTCCAGAATATGACAGAATTTTATAGAATTCTccagaatatttttttcaatgaaactttattttaaaacacctAATAGGTAAATATGTTCTCGTcttcaaattttctcaaattaAAGTTGTCGTATGAGAAGCACCATATCATCATCTATAGGATTCAAATGTTCTAAAATCATAAAAGCTTTATGTTGTTTAACTTGAATAAATAGTAAACCAGTTAAAATGctctaaaaataataatatatcaTACCGCTTGGAATAtgatatgataaaaaaattctcttcCTAAATATGCATCTTTCAATCAAgcatagaaaaataaatcaataccaCTAATGAATCCCAATCGCGAAAATCATACCGCGTTCAGGGAAGATAATTAAAACGGACAGCTCAAATTGACTTCCGTCCATTCGGTAGCTGTTATCCGTTTCGCTTTTGCACTGCCTTTAGCATGCGGTGGAAagatgattttccaataaatttcGCGCCATAACGCTCATTATGTTTGAATGCTGTACGTTGCAAAAGTTCTCTCGAGTAGCAGTAATCTGCAATTGGAGCATCGATGAGAAGCTGAATAATggcaacgatttttttttgctgcacaaCACTAAACCCTGAAGCGCATAAAGAAAATGATGGGaagattttttctctttaatgCAAACCAAACATCGATCGTAGATTCACTAAGCTAATGAGGTGTTTCTCCGGCGTCGAATCGCAGCGCGGTGATTGTTAGACAAATTGAATTAGTCTCGTGTTCGGTTCATTTTTGTCCGCCCCAGCAAACCAGTGACCAGTCCCTGCGCTCAGGTCTTTTCCCATGTTGTATGGTAGCAAAATTCGATGGTCAGATTTATGCTATGCcatcaattttcatttgacTGCTTAGCTCCACTTCCGCCACGGGTGCGTCAGTAAGCTTTGTCCGGTAAGGAGAAATCCTTTTGCCTTCACCGTACCACCCAGAATCCATCACTCGATTAAGCTAACAAGCGCAGAACCGGGGTACGGTACAAAGGAGACATGTGACGTTGTTTATTTCCTTGTTATCTTCTAATGAATCTATCGGGCGGAGAATTAGATTGCAGCTGGAAGATGGAGATGGTTAGATTGCTGGCACCGTGATTGAGCTTTTGCCGGTGTAATTTCACAGAGTGTCCAGCGAATGTTGCATTGAAATGAAGTGGATTTGTTCGACGatgttgtaaataaattatttggtGGTAGATTCATTCTATTAGCATTATTCgaggtttaattttttaagtgTTAGATGCTGCAAAATCAATGTGCATGCAAGCTCTACACTGTTGTTTTAGATTATTCCGTTTTTTGGTAGGTTTTTTAAGCTGGACTGTCCTATCTGGAACGTGCCTAACTTTAATATATCGATTAATGATTAGTTATGAAATCacagaaattgaaaaatcaaacttcCGACTATTTTAAAGTATGGACCAAATTATACTTCAATTATTGTcacatttcaaaatattttttgaaatgAAAGGAGTTTTAATAAGTATAACAGCATAAGGATCAATTTAAAGTTTAATAGTTTTGGCCTACATTCAATAGAACATTCTAATAATTTCGTTCAATAAGTGATATCGCATCATCAAACAATTCACTTAAAGTAATGCTTCCTTCATCGCTCTTGACACAAATATGTATGGTCCAGATCCTACTCTATCGCCCAATAAATAACACGGAAAATTACTTCATTCTGGCTGTCCAACTGATCAAAATGACTTGATGGTGTGATTTATAGGCCTACGGACAAATGTATGTGAATTGTCATCACGTACAGTTTGGTCGATAATTTCTACTGCCCCACTGATGTAGCTGTCGTTGTTTGCTAAAATCTTTAACTAGACGCAAGGACATTCTTTTCCGGTCCTCCATTCtcacttatttttttgttgttgtttgtgatATATGATGAACCCGACCCCACATCGATCCGATTTGGTAGTGATTGGGACTGTTTGGAtgattcttttgctttttggagAAGGTAAGAAAACGCCACAAAAAGGAGCAACGGTGTGTTTGGTCAGTCGGGACACGTTCGACTCATTCCAAAGTCGTTGTTCGCTTCATAATATGacgatattttcatttccttgcAACAGTGTTTTACCAACGGCTCGCTGCTAACTTTCTCCACAGAACACAAATTGTCTAGCAACGAACGCTGGAAGCTTGCCTTGGCAAGATGATCATATCGTTCACCGGTAGTGTCCGACAGCTAAGGGACACCAATTTGTTAATGCCATCGAAGCGCTTTTTCTGGACCGtagaaaattgtttcccaCTGTGTCCAGACACATACAaaccagcaaagaaaaacaaaaccacatcaGTTGATGAGaaatggggagaaaaaaggggATGCTTGAAGTTCGCCTCCTGGGTGCTAAACATAGGATTTTATTATCAACATACGCTTGACCGAGAAGTCGAGTGCTCGTGGCATGTCGAGAGGGCGAGCATTTTCACGGTGGACCAACAAGGCTCGCATCATTCGACACATCGTCCAAAATGGAGTGTAGGATAAAGCGTAATACAGCGACAGGGACAAATGGAGGTTTCTTAAGAATGTGTTTTTATGGGCTGCAAGTGATGAGTGAATTTGGTGACAGTATCGCTTGAGGTGGCAACATGCAATGCTGATGCCTTTTACAATTCTACGTTTCAAACTATTAGCGCTGATGTTATAGAAAGAGGATACAAAAAGaggtttgtttgaatttgagTTTGATTCTAGAACAAAAGTTCGATAAAACAAGTTTTTCGACAATTTTCGTTTAgtataaattgaaatttccatttatttgGAATTGTTGTATCCTTTTAAACATCAAAACATCGTTAAAACTGAAAAAACGGGGTTCTCTTTCTATGCGTAGCAAAATACTGTTACCAACGGATGTAGTTGCAATTGCGTTAAATGTTCTCCagcaaaaactaaaactcAGCAGGAACAGTTCTGAGTGtttcttcaacaaatttgTTCCAGGCGATGGTCCATTTCTGTACAGCCGTAGCTTTCTCGTTAACCTCCATCGAGCTGTACTCGATCGAGTTAAGTGCCAGCTTTTTCAGCAACCGTATGTCTGCTCGGGCCGATGCCAGTCCCATAAAGGCGACGAAAAAGTCGTGACTCAATGGTGATGCACACCAGAAGGATGGATCGTCCGAAGACACCACGACGGGATAGTTGTCGGAGAAGTAGAAGGCACCGGGATGGTTGCGAAAATCTTGCACCAACTTCAGCACCTGGTTAGAGATGGGGTTTAGTTCGATGCATACTTGACGCTTCTTTACCTCTTCCAGTACGACCGGATGCTTCAAGGCGGCAAAACCGTGACCGATGCGTTTCGTCCCCAACAGGATGGCGTCGATCTGGAAATAATTGATGCAAAAGTGTATTTAGAAATTGATATGGTCATAAATGTCAGAGGAAGAATAATAGTAATAGAGGTTGATTGATCTTTTAgtaaatgtgttaaaatgtaaatgttatTATTTGATATAACTATAttatacaaaattttaatattttgatttaaacTTAAACGCGAAATGCTTAAATTAATCCCatttgattaattaaataCCATTCGAGGAGTTCCCCTATCTAGGAGTGACTATTCgcctatgtggtaaaaataagtctagtaagctagAAGTGACCGGAACGATCTCAGAGGTCATAATAAACGAGTAATACACGAATAAAGCGAGTAATTCAATAAACTACTATCTGCATATATCATGCAAAAAATTCAAGCAAATAGCTTAATTTGATATCAAAGTGAAGTTATCAAAAACTACCATTGCTTATCTTATAAAAGCATGATATCACAACGCTCCGAGCAGTGAGTATGGTGTCAATAAGTGATAAAATCATATAGCAACAAGCTGTCCAGAAGCTTaatcgacgtttccttcttATCATAGGTTATTATCAAAAGCATGCTGGTGGTGCTGAAACTCATATTTCAAGTTTAACTACACACCCAACGTTTAGCCCTGATCTTATATTTACGTACCAATCGTTCAATTGAACCTGTCGCCTACCAAATCAGCAAAAGGATTGAGTACTGGCCATGCTATTGTTACGTATCTTATCGTTTACTCACCAAGTTTTCGTCCCGTCGGCCAGCCCAATTCGTTTCACCAGCatggaaaaagaaattgattGCAGGTGGCAagcgaagaagccgctcgttAAAATCCGTATGGGGCCGTCCAAGGTCCTCCTGTCCCACGAGATCAAAGCCGGCGATGAAGCTTGGGAAGCGTTCTTTAAGCTTTTGCACTAGGGCAAGGTAACCGTCAAACGTGTTATCGTCACAAAATTTCAGCGGTGCGTAGATAAACTTAACGCCCATAAACTTGGGATGGGCACGAAGAAACTTTTCCGACTGATCGACATACATTTGGACGATGTCTTCCGGCGAGTATGTGCGATCGTCTAGATCATAAACCTACGATTCGTGTGATACATGTTAGTTTTAAGTTTGATTTATGTCAGCATCTACTTACCGGCGGAAGCAGTCCTCGGAATTCCAAGTAAGTTACATTATCTGCAAGCAACTCTTCCAAGCATCCGTAGAAATATTCTTCCCAGACCGGGCGGTATGTTACCATTGGTTCGAAGCAGATAAAGAGTGCCATAAACTTGCGCCAAACGTCGTTAATGTCACGGTGAGCATTTAGTGGATCGTTTGTGTACAGGGTGAACATCTTCCGGATGGCTTCATCGTACGCTTCGTTACCGATCGAGTTTCGAATATCCGCCACCAGTTGCCAATTGCCTTCAGCAGTTGGCTTAGAGCGTGAGAATTTGTACACCGGCAACGGTTCACCATCCGCCTGCGGAATGTTTCCACTCTGCCAAAGATGTTCGTGACGAGTTGCTCGCACGATCAGCTCCGTGCTACCGATGGCCGTATCGTGTGCATGTAAAACGCCACCCTTCGGCATCTGCTGGATCAGTTTGAACAGCGGTGACTCGTTTATGCGATCGAGCATCTCGAAGAAATGTCTGGTGGATACAAGCTCGTATGGGTTCTCTACGCCTTTCGCAAGCTCTTGCTGCTTGAGATGCATTACATATCGGTTGAGCCGCTGCTCATCGGCACTGAGCACCAGATCAGCACCGAGACCACGACCCTGTTCCCGGTTGAAGAACTCCTCACGCAGCTGGCAAAATTCATCGTACGCGGGACGAGCCATTTG
The DNA window shown above is from Anopheles funestus chromosome 3RL, idAnoFuneDA-416_04, whole genome shotgun sequence and carries:
- the LOC125770117 gene encoding adenosine deaminase 2-like, producing the protein MARPAYDEFCQLREEFFNREQGRGLGADLVLSADEQRLNRYVMHLKQQELAKGVENPYELVSTRHFFEMLDRINESPLFKLIQQMPKGGVLHAHDTAIGSTELIVRATRHEHLWQSGNIPQADGEPLPVYKFSRSKPTAEGNWQLVADIRNSIGNEAYDEAIRKMFTLYTNDPLNAHRDINDVWRKFMALFICFEPMVTYRPVWEEYFYGCLEELLADNVTYLEFRGLLPPVYDLDDRTYSPEDIVQMYVDQSEKFLRAHPKFMGVKFIYAPLKFCDDNTFDGYLALVQKLKERFPSFIAGFDLVGQEDLGRPHTDFNERLLRLPPAINFFFHAGETNWAGRRDENLIDAILLGTKRIGHGFAALKHPVVLEEVKKRQVCIELNPISNQVLKLVQDFRNHPGAFYFSDNYPVVVSSDDPSFWCASPLSHDFFVAFMGLASARADIRLLKKLALNSIEYSSMEVNEKATAVQKWTIAWNKFVEETLRTVPAEF